The DNA segment AACAGGGCAGCGTCCGACAGATCTCTTCATTGCTCCGCCCAAACAGAAAGTGCTCCAGTCGTCCCTCCTCATGGGCAAGCAGGATGATGAGATCGATCTCTTCCTCCTTGACCGTATTCAGGATCTCCCGGGTCGGGTCCCC comes from the Thermodesulfovibrionales bacterium genome and includes:
- a CDS encoding universal stress protein — translated: GDPTREILNTVKEEEIDLIILLAHEEGRLEHFLFGRSNEEICRTLPCSVFLVKKEPEAIAF